The region AACAACCTTTAAAGGTACTAAAGTATTACAATTATCAACTACTTAATTAGTTCGATATACAAATACTGCTAAATAGTATCAAAGTTGGTGGAAGAGTTTTTGAGCAGTATGCGACAAGTGAGATAGAGGAGAATTCGAAAAGATATGTTACACTTCGGCTCATCTCATTTTGATCGCAAGCAGACTTCACTTTCCCAACTTCTGAGCAAACAGCCTATAAATTCATGACATGATGTTTCTCTTGGATGGCGACATGCAAAGgttgaaatttgaaaaagacAGGATCTAACAATGCCATTTACTTCATTCTTTTCTCTCCCATTGGCAAACCCTTCCAGAAGAGGATAAATTGGAATAGTCGAGCTGGCGTGACTAATTCAGAACCTGTAAGTATAAACTCTACTTTTAAGCAATATGCACATTTATTCAAAATTGGCGAAAATAAACAAAGTAattggtttttatgaatttcaaAACAAGCAAATCTAAACTAATTACTTGgccaatttggtttttaaatGGTTCAAAGGAAACTAGAGTGAACAGGGTATatgcagaagaaaaaaaaaactaggcCAAAATGTCATATGGCCTTAAATTCTGTTTAACTTAGCTATTTAGGGATTTTGTGACTTCTAAAGGCTAAAAGCAACATAACTAAATTCATAGCCTGTGGAAATTGCAAGATTTCTAATACTAAAATGGTATCTAAAAACCATTAAAAACAACACCTGCATAAGAAAATTGATTCCAAACAAACAACACTATGCCAAATCCATACCAACCGatccacaaaaaaaaaaacaagcaatTATAATGAAACTTAATTTTGCTTACTTGTGCCAGTCAAAAGGTTGGATGTGGATCCTATGGCAAAGGCATTAGAAGCTGGCTTTTTGAGCCGCAAAATTAGAAAAGTTGGTGCCTGCAGTTACCAACTTAGGAGAGCCTGCAAAAATCAAAATGCGTATGTATTCAACCATTCAAACAGACAAAATGCATCCAAGGCACTAAAAATCAACTCTTACCCGTTGTCAAGGTTACGGTTTCTTGCAAAAAATTCAGTCACTGCATTGGGAGCAAGATAAAGGACCAACGGCTTTTTAAAAGCCGAAGGGAGGTCTGAAATTGAGCCAAAACCATTagcaattaaattcaaatgttgACATTGAATCAAGTGTTGGGcaattaaattcaaatgttgACATTGAATCAAATTTTagcatttaattaaatttttgaggAGAAAGGCACAATCTTAGGTGATTAACAAAGTTAAAAATCACTATACGGCAACTGAAGTTTAAGAGATTGAATTAAAGAATTATACCTGCCATGGTGGTGGGATTTGATACTGCCTTTGAAGTTGTCGACGTGAGCTGCTGGAGGCAGGCCGCTGCTGCTGAGGGAATTGAAGCTGTTGGTTCGGCGCGGTGGAGTTGCTTGAGGACGGCGACTTGCTGGTTGCTAAAATAAACGAGCTGCTGGATGACAAAGCCGCTGAGTTGCTGGCGGAGAGCCGCTGGACGCGATAGGCTTGCTGAGCCGCGAAGGAGCCGCCAAGCGCAAGGGAGCTGCTCGCCGTAGGGGCGCCGAACTTGGGTACCGCCGTTTTTGCGGGGGAAACAGACAGCCACCGTTGGCCCAAGGCCTGTCAATGTGACTATTTTCTTGGAGAGCAGCAACCATTCTTGGAGTCTGTGCATGTGCCGTAGATCTTGGAGCAGGTGAAGCGGCTGCCGTGGTTCTTGGAGAAGTTGCCAAGTTTGAAGACAAACGGCCGTTGGACGTCGAGCTGCCGTGGCCGGACGTGGATAGGTTGCTGAAGCCGTCTCCAGGGTTGTGGATCCGCTGCCGCCGTGACCAACTGTTGATGAGATGGAAATCTCCCCATAAATTTTCACAAAAGTAACTCGCCACTGTgcatataaattgaaaaatgcTTCATATTGTAAATGACCTGCTTCTATAAAGCCAAGGCGTGGAGTTACTGGAGTACCACTTCAAACATGAAAAGGCATTATGAATTAAGGATGAGAATTTTGGTGGGAAGCGTTTGGGACGGCGAAAGGTGAATTGATTTTTAGATCTGTGCGTGGAGGGTGAAGGTGGAAGAAGATTCAAATCATAGGGGTGCTGGAGGCCTTAAAAGATTTATATTTACACATAATTCTGGAGTTCTTAAAATTTTAACggctaaaaataataaaaaaaaagcaagTGCCgtgaattttcaatttttgaatttaccgtgataaaagaaaatttaaataattttggctaaaataatatatataaatggctttatttttaaaaagccaattatatagggggcattgtttgcaccaaaattaaaaatatggctaaaaggccataaaagcccgtattctttttcaaaagataaaaagagCACTGTGAATAATTGGCCTAAAGTAATTTTCAAAAGTTGATTTCTAGAAGTTAACCATTTTTGCCAGAAGTTGATTTCCAAAatttgatttctaaaggttgacTAATTTTGACCTAGAGGTCGATTTCGGAGGTTGATTTTTCAAAGgttaatttctagaggttgactaatttTGACTTCAGATGTTGGTCTCCAAAGGTTGGTCGctagaggttgactaatttTTACTCCAGAGGTTGATTTTAGAGGTTGAGTTCTAGAAGGTGACTTCCAGAGGTTGATTTTTAGAGGTTGACTTTTAGAAGGTGATTTCCAGAGGTTGGCTAGTTATTCCTAACAGATGCAAAAAGTCCAAGTCCATTTGCAGAAGATAAAGCCCAAATTTGAGAtggccattaaatattaatttaaatggcccataaACCCAAGAAGTCCATTtcagaagaaaagaagttaaaaagca is a window of Mercurialis annua linkage group LG2, ddMerAnnu1.2, whole genome shotgun sequence DNA encoding:
- the LOC126670408 gene encoding uncharacterized protein LOC126670408, with translation MHRLQEWLLLSKKIVTLTGLGPTVAVCFPRKNGGTQVRRPYGEQLPCAWRLLRGSASLSRPAALRQQLSGFVIQQLVYFSNQQVAVLKQLHRAEPTASIPSAAAACLQQLTSTTSKAVSNPTTMADLPSAFKKPLVLYLAPNAVTEFFARNRNLDNGLS